One part of the Salinimonas iocasae genome encodes these proteins:
- a CDS encoding SDR family NAD(P)-dependent oxidoreductase, with protein MSDVIIVIGASGGIGHELVRQLSDNYPDTTIYALSRKSQSTTFADNVTCQNIRTDDEKAIHEFCQSLDAKDQKVRLAISTVGILHGEVDGLQVEPEKRLEDIDNEQLLRYFHVNSVVPTLWLKHLVDRMSDQPSQIVCFSARVGSISDNRLGGWYGYRASKAALNMLLKTAAVEYARRAKSTTLLSYHPGTVDTALSEPFQRNVKPEKLFSPEFTVSQLLSLLPELRADQSPYFMDWEHEVVTW; from the coding sequence ATGAGTGATGTGATTATTGTGATTGGCGCATCCGGCGGAATAGGCCACGAACTTGTTCGACAGTTGTCAGATAACTATCCGGACACAACCATCTATGCATTGTCTCGAAAGTCTCAGTCCACAACATTTGCAGACAATGTTACCTGTCAGAATATTCGTACCGACGATGAAAAAGCCATTCACGAATTCTGCCAGTCGCTGGATGCTAAGGACCAAAAGGTGCGCCTCGCCATAAGCACTGTGGGTATATTGCATGGCGAGGTAGATGGCTTGCAGGTAGAGCCTGAAAAGCGGCTGGAGGATATTGATAATGAGCAGTTGCTTCGCTATTTTCATGTGAATAGTGTAGTGCCGACACTGTGGCTGAAACATCTGGTGGACAGAATGAGCGACCAGCCCAGCCAGATTGTTTGTTTCAGCGCCCGGGTGGGCAGTATAAGTGACAACCGCCTGGGTGGCTGGTATGGATACCGGGCATCTAAGGCTGCGCTGAATATGCTGTTAAAAACCGCTGCGGTGGAATACGCACGCAGAGCTAAGTCCACAACACTACTCAGTTATCACCCAGGGACCGTTGATACCGCGTTATCGGAGCCCTTCCAACGTAATGTTAAACCCGAAAAACTGTTTTCTCCCGAGTTTACGGTCTCCCAGCTTTTGTCGCTGCTGCCAGAGCTTCGCGCTGACCAGAGTCCATACTTTATGGACTGGGAGCAT
- the msrA gene encoding peptide-methionine (S)-S-oxide reductase MsrA — MANIQQATLGGGCFWCIESAFNSVEGVESALSGYAGGETDDPTYKSVCSGTTGHAEVVRVNFDADKLSYREVLEIFFALHDPTQIDRQGNDVGPQYRSVIFYHDDAQKTQADAIIDEINREEIWPDPVVTEVVEINNYHQAEDYHQDYFKNNPQNQYCAMVVAPKLAKFKKTFAEKLRK, encoded by the coding sequence ATGGCAAATATTCAACAGGCAACATTAGGCGGCGGCTGTTTTTGGTGTATCGAGTCAGCGTTTAACAGCGTTGAAGGTGTAGAAAGCGCATTGTCAGGCTATGCCGGCGGTGAAACCGACGATCCCACCTACAAATCAGTGTGCTCTGGCACAACCGGCCACGCTGAAGTTGTGCGGGTTAACTTTGATGCTGACAAGCTGAGCTACCGTGAGGTGCTGGAGATCTTTTTTGCACTGCATGATCCAACGCAAATAGACCGCCAGGGTAATGATGTGGGGCCGCAGTATCGCAGCGTTATTTTCTATCATGACGATGCCCAAAAAACGCAGGCTGACGCCATTATTGATGAAATTAATCGTGAAGAAATCTGGCCAGACCCGGTCGTCACTGAAGTTGTTGAAATTAACAACTACCACCAGGCTGAGGATTATCATCAGGATTATTTCAAAAATAATCCCCAAAACCAGTATTGCGCAATGGTGGTAGCACCGAAGCTGGCAAAGTTTAAAAAGACATTTGCGGAAAAGCTGCGCAAATAA
- a CDS encoding thiol-disulfide oxidoreductase DCC family protein, with the protein MIIFYDGHCPLCRAEMRHLRNHDDDNIIQYEDIQQEDFSERYPDLNWDDLNNRIHVKLPDGTFLEGLDATHAAWKKVGKGWLYAPLRWPVVRHVADKAYLAFAKHRYKISYWLTGQKRGPECGGKHE; encoded by the coding sequence ATGATAATTTTTTACGACGGGCACTGTCCTTTATGCCGTGCCGAAATGCGCCACCTGCGAAATCATGATGACGATAATATTATTCAGTACGAGGATATTCAGCAGGAAGATTTTAGCGAGCGTTACCCGGATTTGAACTGGGATGACCTGAACAACCGCATCCACGTTAAATTACCTGACGGAACATTTCTTGAAGGCCTTGATGCGACACATGCAGCCTGGAAAAAAGTGGGTAAAGGGTGGTTATACGCACCGCTGAGATGGCCTGTAGTGCGCCACGTGGCCGACAAAGCGTATCTGGCATTTGCTAAGCACCGCTATAAAATTTCTTACTGGCTGACCGGACAGAAACGTGGCCCTGAATGCGGAGGTAAGCATGAGTGA